One Podospora pseudopauciseta strain CBS 411.78 chromosome 4, whole genome shotgun sequence genomic window, ACGGTTGGTAGtgcgggggggaggggggggttagAGAGGATTTACAGACGGAGGGATGTCAAGgtggcgaggacgagggagaggtggtttaggttggggagggtggtgaagggtggggaggtgcCGGTGAAGGTGCTGCCAAAGatgaaaaggaagaaaaaggggcggttgggtgatggtgatgatgatgaggagggggagcaagGGGCAGGGAATCCGGTTTTTATTGAGAGTCAGACGGAGGTGTATGTGCCGCCtccggtggtggggggaagaGTGCCGAGGAATAGGTTTGGGAATGTGGATGTTTATGTGCCGAGTATGGTTCCACGGGGGGGGGTGCATCTACCTCAtgagagggcgaggagggcggcgttCGTACTAGGGATCGATGCTGCGCCGGCGTTGACGGGGTTTGAGTTTAGGGGGAGGCAGGGGACGGCGGTGTTGAGGGGCGTTGTGGTTGCGGCTGAGTATAAGGGGGCGATGGAGGCGGTTATTCAAGGACTAGAAGAtatggaggtggaggaggagcaggagagaAAAACGAGGATGTTGCTCGCCGTCTGGAGAAGAAtgttgaaggggttgaggatTAGGGAGAGGATCATGGAtggggtggatgaggaggctgaggCGGAAGCCGAGGCCAGAAAGCAAGAAGACAAGGGTAAAGCCAAAGAGGTAGACATGCCTGATTTCGACGACACCGCCACTCCCTTTCACGAtgacgaagatgaagactCAGCCGGAAGGGGTGGTttcttcccatccaccaacctcgacagcgatgatgaaggggaagggggtgggttcatggtagaagaagaagaagaaggcggcggaTTCGTGATAgaatagcctttttttttccaatCCCAGATTTCAAttctcaccctccccctcctgcttccgtccctcccaaaaaccccTCCCATaactcaccatcacctcctcccccctctcgaTCCCGGTATTCaaccctttttttcccctaGGCAAAACCCACACGCTCATCACCTTTTGTCCCGTCCTCTCATCCCACGCGACTTTGAACTCGGCGTTTGGCTTCCCCTTTTGTTGCTTTGGTGGTTTCTTCTGCCCGGGGACTGGCTCCGGGGGGGTGAAGGGTATACCGCGGTAATCGTTCACGAACCTAGCCTCGTTGCCAGCTCTGGCTGCGTCGACGGCGACATCTGCGTCGCGGTCTAGCCAGAGGTCGTAGTCTGATTTGGTGTAGTCGTAATCTTCGTCTTGGAGGCCGGGGCCGGAACCGGGGTGGTAGTGGCCTAGGtaggggaggatgagggtgtctggggggaggtgttgggttGCGAAGAGGCCGGATTGGCCGTGGGCGGGATCTAAATGGGGTTTAGAAGGGGAATAAAaatgggggagggtgaagaggagagggggggggggacgCGACATACGTTTTGGATCAGTGATGGGGGTTATTTTGACGTGAGGTGCTGGCCCGAGGGGGAAAGATCccgggatggtggggaggtcgGGATCCAGggtgcggaggagggagagttgGGAGGGTGTTATTTGAGGGGAGTAGGCGGGGGTAGTGAGAAAAGGGAGGGATTTGGGCCAGTTTACGGGAAAGGGGCCGTCATTGCTGGGAGTGGTGGATAGCGTGGGTTGTGATGGCGTGGGTTGTGATGGCGGTTTTGAGGGCGGTGTTTCTTTCGGCATTTTACTCGATTTGGTCCTTTTTATACTGGACTCGTTGGCGgggtgttttctttttcgggTTTCTGACATGTTGGTGATATAATGTCTTTGGAAGtggttggtggatgagagTTGCTTTTGTGGGTGTGAAGCA contains:
- a CDS encoding hypothetical protein (COG:S; EggNog:ENOG503P4AU) yields the protein MSETRKRKHPANESSIKRTKSSKMPKETPPSKPPSQPTPSQPTLSTTPSNDGPFPVNWPKSLPFLTTPAYSPQITPSQLSLLRTLDPDLPTIPGSFPLGPAPHVKITPITDPKHPAHGQSGLFATQHLPPDTLILPYLGHYHPGSGPGLQDEDYDYTKSDYDLWLDRDADVAVDAARAGNEARFVNDYRGIPFTPPEPVPGQKKPPKQQKGKPNAEFKVAWDERTGQKVMSVWVLPRGKKGLNTGIERGEEVMVSYGRGFWEGRKQEGEGEN